The following coding sequences lie in one Xanthomonas hortorum pv. pelargonii genomic window:
- a CDS encoding LacI family DNA-binding transcriptional regulator: MEKVRKSVRRTSRAITINEVAALAKVSPMTVSRVVNNNGSVRDATRARVLRAVDKLGYTPNLAASALAAAQSLRIALIYSDPSGAYLRELLLGVLRVASRTPIQLVIDCWDDLDADAERRAARKLAKSVAGVILPPPLCESKAAVLELVRAKVPVVAIASNHFSPDVACVRIDEFAAAKEITEHLIAQGHTRIGYIAGHPNLSASARRFEGFQAALSDAGLRLDRHLVQPGDYTYKSGLVAAEKLLARKRRPSAIFASNDDMAAAAISVAHRRGLDVPRDLSVVGFDDTSAATAVWPELTTVQQPIAAMADAALDILLKTIRAKERTAKMVDHVVAHLLVKRDSVAAPAAPDAAKQP; encoded by the coding sequence TTGGAGAAGGTCAGGAAATCGGTCCGCCGCACCAGCCGCGCGATCACCATCAATGAGGTGGCGGCGCTGGCGAAGGTCTCGCCGATGACGGTCTCGCGCGTGGTCAACAACAACGGCAGCGTGCGCGATGCCACCCGTGCGCGCGTGCTGCGCGCCGTGGACAAGCTCGGCTACACGCCCAACCTGGCTGCCAGTGCGCTTGCCGCCGCGCAGAGCCTGCGCATCGCATTGATCTACAGCGACCCCAGTGGCGCGTATTTGCGCGAGTTGCTGCTGGGCGTGTTGCGGGTGGCCTCGCGCACTCCCATCCAGTTGGTGATCGACTGCTGGGACGACCTGGATGCCGATGCCGAACGCCGTGCCGCACGCAAGCTCGCCAAGAGCGTGGCCGGGGTGATCCTGCCGCCGCCGCTGTGCGAATCCAAAGCCGCGGTACTGGAGCTGGTGCGCGCCAAGGTGCCGGTGGTGGCAATCGCCTCCAACCATTTCAGCCCGGATGTGGCCTGCGTGCGCATCGATGAATTCGCCGCGGCCAAGGAAATCACCGAGCATTTGATCGCGCAGGGGCATACCCGCATCGGTTACATCGCCGGGCATCCCAATCTCTCCGCTAGTGCACGCCGTTTCGAAGGATTTCAAGCGGCGCTGTCCGATGCCGGCTTGCGGCTGGATCGGCATCTGGTGCAGCCGGGCGACTACACCTACAAGTCGGGTCTGGTCGCTGCCGAAAAATTGCTGGCGCGCAAACGCCGCCCCAGCGCCATCTTCGCCAGCAACGACGATATGGCCGCCGCTGCCATCTCGGTTGCGCACCGGCGCGGGCTGGATGTGCCGCGCGATCTGTCGGTGGTCGGTTTCGACGATACTTCTGCCGCCACCGCGGTGTGGCCCGAGCTCACCACCGTGCAGCAGCCCATCGCCGCCATGGCCGACGCCGCACTGGATATCCTGTTGAAGACGATTCGTGCCAAGGAGCGTACGGCGAAGATGGTCGATCATGTGGTCGCGCACCTGCTGGTCAAGCGGGATTCGGTGGCCGCACCGGCAGCGCCGGATGCAGCAAAACAACCGTAA
- a CDS encoding alpha-glucuronidase family glycosyl hydrolase, whose translation MLLLCGLALASTSAQADDGYDLWLRYQPLANAAQLRDSASELIVAGDSPSLHAARDELQRGLSGLLGSAPHPVDAATRDGAIVLGAATAPQIAALKLDTARLGHEGYLIRSVSVGGHRITAIVGGSDIGALYGTFHFLRLLQTGQSLAALDVRESPRLQLRMLNHWDNLDGVVERGYAGASLWNWQTLPGYLDPRYTDYARANASLGINGTVLNNVNAKAWSLTPQYLDKAAALANVFRPYGIRVFLSARFSAPMEIGGLKTADPLDPQVQRWWRDKANEIYARIQDFGGFLVKANSEGQPGPQDYGRSHADGANLLADALAPHGGVVMWRAFVYSHEQPDDRAKQAYSEFVPLDGKFRDNVIVQVKNGAIDFQPREPFHPLFGAMRKTALMPEFQITKEYLGFSTHLAYLGTLFAETLQADTYARGKGSTVAKTVDGSLFNDTQRARLTGIAGVANIGADRNWSGSIFDQANWYAYGRLAWNPDLSPQTIAQEWVRMTFSNDAAVVTPVVDMMLRSREAVVDYMTPLGLHHLMGRGHHYGPAPWDAGSERPDWDPVYYHRADRNGIGFDRSASGSNAVAQYAKPVARMFGDVQRVPERDLLWFHHVAWDHRMASGRPLWDELVWHYDHGVDEVRAIRATWQGLAGKIDAPRYQQVANFLAIQQDEAQWWRDASIAYFQSVSGRPLPAGTAPPAHPLTYYQALKFPYAPGNPK comes from the coding sequence ATGTTGCTGCTGTGCGGGTTGGCGCTGGCTAGTACCAGTGCGCAAGCCGACGATGGCTATGATTTATGGTTGCGCTACCAACCGCTGGCCAATGCGGCGCAGTTGCGTGATAGCGCGAGCGAATTGATCGTCGCTGGCGACTCGCCGAGCTTGCACGCAGCGCGAGACGAGTTGCAGCGCGGACTGTCGGGCCTGCTTGGCAGCGCGCCGCATCCGGTCGATGCCGCGACCCGCGATGGTGCGATTGTGTTGGGTGCCGCCACAGCGCCGCAGATCGCTGCATTGAAGCTGGACACCGCGCGCCTGGGCCACGAGGGGTATCTGATTCGCAGTGTCAGCGTGGGCGGGCATCGCATCACCGCCATCGTCGGCGGCAGCGACATCGGCGCGTTGTACGGGACGTTTCACTTCCTGCGCCTGCTGCAGACCGGCCAATCGCTCGCCGCGCTGGATGTGCGCGAGTCGCCGCGGCTGCAACTGCGCATGCTCAATCATTGGGACAACCTGGATGGCGTGGTCGAGCGTGGCTATGCCGGTGCCTCGTTATGGAACTGGCAGACCCTGCCCGGCTATCTGGACCCGCGCTACACCGATTACGCGCGCGCCAATGCATCGCTGGGCATCAATGGCACTGTGCTCAACAACGTCAATGCCAAGGCCTGGAGCCTGACACCGCAGTATCTGGACAAGGCAGCAGCACTCGCAAATGTGTTTCGCCCCTACGGCATTCGTGTATTTCTCAGCGCGCGCTTCAGTGCGCCGATGGAGATCGGTGGTTTGAAGACCGCCGACCCGCTGGATCCGCAAGTGCAGCGGTGGTGGCGCGACAAAGCAAACGAGATCTACGCACGCATTCAGGATTTTGGCGGCTTTTTGGTCAAGGCCAATTCCGAAGGCCAGCCCGGCCCGCAGGATTACGGGCGCAGCCATGCCGATGGCGCGAATCTGCTGGCCGACGCGCTGGCGCCGCATGGCGGTGTGGTGATGTGGCGCGCGTTCGTCTATTCGCACGAGCAGCCGGACGATCGCGCCAAGCAGGCGTATAGCGAGTTCGTGCCGCTGGATGGGAAATTTCGCGACAACGTGATCGTGCAGGTCAAGAACGGCGCGATCGACTTCCAGCCGCGCGAGCCGTTCCATCCGCTATTCGGTGCGATGCGCAAGACGGCGTTGATGCCGGAGTTTCAGATCACCAAGGAATACCTGGGCTTTTCGACGCATCTGGCCTACCTGGGCACGCTGTTTGCCGAAACCCTGCAGGCCGATACCTATGCGCGCGGCAAGGGCTCGACCGTTGCCAAGACCGTGGATGGTTCGCTCTTCAACGACACGCAACGCGCGCGGTTGACCGGCATTGCCGGCGTGGCCAACATCGGTGCGGACCGCAACTGGAGCGGGTCGATCTTCGATCAGGCCAACTGGTATGCATACGGGCGGCTGGCCTGGAACCCGGACCTGTCGCCGCAGACGATCGCGCAGGAATGGGTACGCATGACGTTCTCCAACGATGCTGCCGTGGTGACGCCCGTGGTCGACATGATGCTACGCTCGCGCGAGGCGGTGGTGGACTACATGACCCCGCTCGGCCTGCATCATCTGATGGGACGCGGCCATCACTACGGTCCGGCACCATGGGATGCGGGCAGCGAGCGCCCGGATTGGGACCCGGTGTATTACCACCGCGCCGACCGCAACGGGATTGGCTTCGACCGCAGTGCCAGCGGCAGCAATGCGGTGGCGCAATACGCTAAGCCGGTGGCGCGCATGTTCGGCGATGTGCAACGCGTGCCCGAGCGCGATCTGCTGTGGTTCCACCATGTGGCCTGGGACCACCGCATGGCCTCCGGGCGGCCGCTGTGGGACGAGTTGGTCTGGCATTACGACCATGGCGTGGACGAGGTGCGTGCCATCCGGGCCACCTGGCAGGGCCTTGCCGGCAAGATCGATGCGCCGCGGTATCAGCAGGTGGCGAACTTCCTGGCGATCCAGCAGGACGAGGCGCAGTGGTGGCGCGATGCCAGTATCGCCTACTTCCAGAGCGTGTCCGGTCGGCCGTTGCCTGCCGGCACGGCGCCACCGGCGCATCCGTTGACGTATTACCAGGCATTGAAATTTCCGTATGCGCCGGGGAATCCGAAATGA
- a CDS encoding sialate O-acetylesterase, which yields MSARGLAVVIAMLSASLLPRIAHAADAPLLHALFQEHAVLQRDAPIRVWGDATPGARITVQLAAQQVQARADRQGHWQARLPAHAAGGPYTLSARTNKGVAQQVNDVLIGDVWLCSGQSNMELQVHRTLDSRSEIADAGNPRIRMFKVPAHSSPTPQRGFGGNAAWQLTTPETVKDFSAACYYFARELQKTVDVPMGLINASWGGSQLQAWIGENALRAAGDDGPALDVLARYARDPVDAAPHWGALWEAWWHAHGEGEPWQPDAPGTWQTAPAALGAWDDWGVPQLVGFNGMVWYRTSIELTEAQAAQDATLLLGPVDELDQTWVNGRGVGSSYGADQPRRYNVPRGRLHTGRNSVVLNVLNTYRRGGLLGDAQSRALQFADGSTLALAAPWQYRIVPPQVGSPPRAPWSSAAGLTTLCNGMIAPLGQLGLRGVLWYQGESNGGDAAHYPALLTAWQRDWRQRFGAQLPLLIVQLANYGAPPTQPVESGWAQLREAQRRFVANDAHAGLAVAIDIGDRYDIHPANKQELGRRLARAARHVVYGEAIAPSGPVPRGVRRDGDALRIDFDDVDTALLSYSADAPIGFEVCGAAPGSCRYAAATLRERAIGVRIPAGLDATRVRYCWADSPVCTLYDRNGLPAGPFELPITAASSP from the coding sequence ATGAGCGCGCGTGGTTTGGCCGTGGTCATCGCCATGCTATCGGCATCGCTGCTACCACGCATCGCGCATGCAGCCGACGCACCGTTGCTGCATGCGCTGTTTCAGGAGCATGCGGTACTGCAGCGCGATGCGCCGATTCGCGTGTGGGGCGATGCAACGCCTGGCGCGCGCATCACCGTGCAACTGGCTGCACAACAAGTGCAGGCGCGCGCAGACCGGCAAGGCCATTGGCAAGCGCGCCTGCCTGCGCATGCCGCGGGCGGCCCGTACACCTTGAGCGCACGCACGAATAAGGGCGTGGCACAGCAGGTCAACGACGTGCTGATCGGCGATGTGTGGCTGTGCTCTGGCCAATCCAATATGGAATTGCAGGTGCATCGCACATTGGATTCGCGCAGCGAGATCGCCGATGCCGGCAACCCGCGCATTCGCATGTTCAAGGTACCCGCGCACTCCAGCCCGACGCCACAGCGCGGCTTCGGCGGCAATGCGGCGTGGCAGCTCACCACCCCGGAGACGGTAAAGGACTTCTCTGCGGCCTGTTACTACTTCGCGCGCGAGCTGCAGAAGACTGTCGATGTGCCGATGGGCTTGATCAACGCCTCGTGGGGCGGCTCGCAACTGCAGGCCTGGATCGGCGAGAACGCATTGCGTGCTGCCGGCGACGATGGCCCGGCACTGGATGTGCTGGCACGTTACGCACGCGACCCGGTGGATGCCGCGCCGCATTGGGGCGCGCTGTGGGAGGCCTGGTGGCATGCGCACGGCGAAGGCGAGCCCTGGCAACCGGATGCGCCGGGCACGTGGCAAACAGCACCGGCCGCGCTGGGTGCATGGGACGACTGGGGCGTGCCGCAGTTGGTCGGTTTTAACGGCATGGTCTGGTATCGCACCAGCATCGAGTTGACCGAGGCGCAGGCCGCGCAAGACGCCACCTTGTTGCTCGGGCCGGTGGACGAGCTGGACCAGACCTGGGTCAACGGGCGCGGCGTGGGCAGCAGTTACGGCGCCGATCAGCCGCGTCGCTACAACGTGCCGCGCGGGCGCCTGCATACCGGGCGCAACAGCGTCGTGCTCAATGTGCTCAATACCTATCGGCGTGGCGGCTTGCTGGGCGATGCGCAATCGCGTGCGCTGCAGTTTGCCGATGGCAGCACGCTAGCGCTGGCCGCGCCCTGGCAGTACCGCATCGTGCCGCCACAAGTGGGCTCGCCACCGCGCGCACCGTGGTCGTCGGCGGCCGGGCTGACCACCTTGTGCAACGGCATGATCGCTCCGCTCGGCCAGCTCGGCCTGCGTGGCGTGCTGTGGTACCAGGGCGAATCCAATGGTGGCGATGCCGCGCATTACCCGGCCTTGCTCACGGCCTGGCAACGCGATTGGCGGCAACGCTTTGGTGCGCAGTTGCCGCTGCTGATCGTGCAGCTGGCCAACTACGGCGCGCCGCCCACGCAGCCGGTCGAAAGCGGTTGGGCGCAACTGCGGGAAGCACAGCGCCGCTTCGTTGCCAACGATGCGCATGCAGGCCTGGCGGTGGCCATCGATATCGGCGACCGCTACGACATCCATCCGGCCAACAAGCAGGAACTGGGCCGGCGCCTGGCGCGTGCGGCGCGACATGTGGTGTATGGCGAGGCAATTGCACCTTCCGGCCCGGTGCCGCGTGGCGTGCGGCGTGACGGCGACGCACTGCGCATCGACTTCGACGACGTCGACACCGCATTGCTGAGCTACAGCGCCGATGCGCCGATCGGCTTCGAAGTGTGTGGTGCTGCACCCGGCAGTTGCCGCTATGCCGCCGCCACCTTGCGCGAGCGCGCCATCGGCGTGCGCATCCCTGCCGGCCTGGATGCCACACGCGTGCGCTACTGCTGGGCCGACAGCCCGGTGTGCACGCTGTATGACCGCAACGGCCTGCCCGCCGGCCCGTTCGAACTCCCCATCACTGCCGCTTCTTCCCCATGA
- the manD gene encoding D-mannonate dehydratase ManD has product MSQTPDSPAPLQGSARDREIVEARVIVTCPGRNFVTLKIRTRSGITGLGDATLNGRELAVAAYLQEHLVPNLIGRDAGRIEDIWQFFYRGAYWRRGPVTMSAIAAVDVALWDILGKMAGMPLYQLLGGRSREGALVYGHANGRDIAETSEEVGRFRELGFIAIRAQCGVPGIKKTYGISSGGKPYEPAESELPTETVWSTPRYLGVVPKLFEQLRSDHGDEIELLHDAHHRLTPIEAARLGRDLEPYRLFWLEDATPAENQRAFEVIRQHTVTPLAVGEVFNSLWDCKHLIEQQLIDYIRTTIVHAGGITHVRRLADFAALHQVRTGFHGATDLSPVCMGAALHFDTWVPNFGIQEYMFHSDEANAVFPHDYVFRDGRLHCGETPGHGVEIDEALAAKYPYVPKQLPVARLEDGAMWDW; this is encoded by the coding sequence ATGTCACAGACTCCCGACTCCCCTGCTCCGCTGCAAGGCTCGGCCCGCGATCGCGAGATCGTCGAGGCGCGCGTCATCGTCACCTGCCCGGGCCGCAACTTCGTCACCTTGAAGATCCGCACCCGCTCAGGCATCACCGGCTTGGGCGATGCCACGCTCAACGGCCGCGAACTGGCGGTGGCGGCGTACCTGCAGGAACACCTGGTGCCGAACCTGATCGGCCGCGATGCCGGCCGTATCGAAGACATCTGGCAGTTCTTCTACCGCGGCGCGTACTGGCGCCGCGGCCCGGTGACGATGAGCGCGATCGCCGCGGTGGATGTGGCGCTGTGGGACATCCTGGGCAAGATGGCTGGCATGCCGCTGTATCAGTTGCTCGGCGGGCGCTCGCGCGAGGGCGCTTTGGTCTACGGTCATGCCAACGGCCGCGATATTGCCGAAACCAGCGAGGAAGTCGGTCGCTTTCGCGAGCTCGGCTTTATCGCGATTCGCGCGCAGTGCGGCGTGCCCGGCATCAAGAAGACCTACGGTATTTCCAGCGGCGGCAAACCGTACGAGCCGGCCGAAAGCGAACTGCCCACCGAAACGGTGTGGTCCACGCCACGCTATCTCGGCGTGGTGCCAAAATTGTTTGAGCAGCTGCGCAGCGACCACGGCGATGAGATCGAACTGCTGCACGATGCGCATCACCGGCTCACCCCGATCGAGGCCGCGCGCCTGGGCCGCGACCTGGAGCCGTACCGATTGTTCTGGCTGGAAGACGCCACGCCCGCAGAAAACCAACGCGCGTTCGAAGTGATCCGCCAGCACACGGTCACGCCCTTGGCGGTGGGCGAGGTGTTCAATTCGCTCTGGGATTGCAAGCATCTGATCGAGCAGCAGCTGATCGACTACATCCGCACCACGATTGTCCACGCCGGCGGCATAACCCACGTGCGGCGGCTGGCCGATTTCGCCGCGCTGCATCAGGTGCGCACCGGCTTCCACGGTGCCACCGATCTGTCGCCGGTGTGCATGGGCGCCGCATTGCACTTCGACACCTGGGTGCCCAACTTCGGCATCCAGGAGTACATGTTCCATTCCGACGAAGCCAATGCGGTCTTTCCGCACGATTACGTGTTTCGCGATGGTCGATTGCATTGCGGCGAGACACCCGGGCATGGCGTGGAGATCGACGAAGCCCTGGCCGCGAAGTATCCCTACGTGCCCAAGCAGTTGCCGGTTGCGCGGCTGGAAGACGGCGCGATGTGGGACTGGTGA
- a CDS encoding glycoside hydrolase family 43 protein: protein MRLLPAVLAALLIALAAPANVQAQAQADVVFDWFDYRGDDTVFATPLPAGHYRNPVLAGFYPDPSVTRVGERYYLVNSTFAYFPAIPVFESSDLVHWTQIGNVVERREQLNYDGLGVSRGMFAASIRHHDGRFYVVGTSVDSGGNFIASASNPAGPWSPLTWLPSIDGIDPSLFFDSDGSAYLLNNGPPEGTPLYEGHRAIWMQRFDLASNQPTGPRKVLLNGGVDLASKPIWIEGPHLYQRDGWYYLSCAEGGTGPQHSQVVLRSRNVWGPYAASPHNPILTQRDLPAERTHPISNAGHVDLVDTPDGQWWAVFLASRPYAGERYNTGRETFLLPVQWHDGWPSILPAGEPIPYSAQSPRAMKTPANQTPLSGNFTWRDDFAGTSLQREWLYLRVPKQDVANLRARPGWLTLRASAHGLDSTATPAFLARRQQHTRFTASTSLAVPTHAGVSAVLAAFQNSNAWYALGVRRNGDALEVFVDRRDGVKTTTLARTRIPATTQLRLQISGDSGTYSFAFDADGRGWQSLRRNDDAGMLSTAQAGGFVGSMIGPFAQLEPDRTKED, encoded by the coding sequence ATGCGCCTGCTGCCGGCCGTGCTTGCGGCACTGCTGATTGCCTTGGCCGCGCCTGCGAATGTGCAGGCGCAAGCGCAAGCCGATGTCGTCTTCGACTGGTTCGACTACCGCGGCGACGATACGGTGTTCGCCACGCCGCTGCCGGCCGGCCATTACCGCAACCCGGTGCTGGCCGGGTTCTATCCGGACCCGAGCGTGACGCGCGTGGGCGAGCGCTACTACCTGGTCAATTCCACCTTTGCGTATTTCCCGGCGATCCCGGTGTTCGAGAGCAGCGATCTTGTGCACTGGACGCAGATCGGCAACGTGGTCGAGCGCCGCGAGCAGTTGAACTACGACGGACTGGGCGTCTCGCGCGGCATGTTCGCTGCCAGCATTCGGCATCACGACGGGCGCTTCTATGTGGTGGGTACCTCGGTCGACAGCGGTGGCAACTTCATTGCCAGTGCCAGCAATCCCGCAGGCCCATGGTCGCCACTGACCTGGCTGCCGAGCATCGACGGTATCGACCCGTCGTTGTTCTTTGACAGCGATGGCAGCGCCTATCTGCTCAACAATGGCCCGCCTGAAGGCACTCCGTTGTACGAAGGCCATCGCGCGATCTGGATGCAGCGCTTCGACCTCGCCAGCAATCAACCGACCGGCCCGCGCAAGGTACTGCTCAACGGCGGAGTGGATCTGGCCAGCAAACCGATCTGGATCGAAGGCCCGCACCTGTATCAACGCGACGGTTGGTACTACCTCTCGTGTGCCGAAGGTGGCACCGGTCCGCAGCACTCGCAGGTGGTGTTGCGCAGCCGCAACGTGTGGGGGCCGTATGCCGCCTCGCCGCACAATCCGATCCTGACCCAACGCGACCTGCCGGCCGAACGCACGCACCCGATCAGCAATGCCGGGCATGTGGATCTGGTGGACACACCGGACGGGCAATGGTGGGCGGTGTTTCTGGCCAGCCGCCCGTATGCGGGCGAGCGCTACAACACCGGGCGCGAAACCTTTTTGCTGCCGGTGCAATGGCACGATGGCTGGCCGTCGATCCTGCCGGCCGGCGAGCCGATTCCATATAGCGCACAGAGCCCGCGCGCCATGAAAACACCGGCCAATCAAACGCCGTTGTCGGGCAACTTCACGTGGCGCGACGACTTCGCCGGCACCTCGCTGCAACGCGAATGGCTCTATTTACGTGTGCCCAAACAGGATGTGGCCAACCTGCGCGCACGCCCCGGTTGGTTGACGCTGCGTGCCAGTGCACACGGCCTGGACAGCACCGCCACACCGGCCTTCCTGGCACGTCGCCAGCAACACACGCGCTTCACCGCGAGCACGTCGCTGGCTGTGCCCACACACGCCGGCGTCAGCGCGGTGCTTGCCGCCTTCCAGAATTCCAATGCGTGGTATGCACTCGGCGTGCGACGCAATGGCGACGCGCTGGAAGTATTTGTGGACAGGCGCGATGGCGTAAAAACCACCACGCTCGCACGCACCCGTATACCGGCAACCACACAGTTGCGCCTGCAGATCAGCGGCGACAGCGGCACCTACAGCTTCGCCTTCGATGCCGATGGGCGCGGCTGGCAATCGCTACGCCGCAACGATGATGCGGGCATGCTCAGCACCGCACAGGCCGGCGGTTTCGTCGGCAGCATGATCGGGCCTTTTGCCCAGCTGGAACCGGACCGCACCAAGGAGGACTGA
- a CDS encoding glycoside hydrolase family 3 protein, with product MHSHFAPSVARTPRARARAVLLATALAATTAHAATPSPYLDTQRPFDARAADLVSRMTLEEKAAQMQNAAPAIPRLQVPEYDWWNEALHGVARAGGATVFPQAIGLAATFDTPLMAEVATAISDEARAKHHAFLVRGEHKRYQGLTFWSPNINIFRDPRWGRGQETYGEDPFLTARMGVTFVQGLQAQQGPYRKLDATAKHFAVHSGPEADRHHFDVHPSERDLHETYLPAFQALVQEGKVAAVMGAYNRVNGESASASTRLEGILRREWGFDGYIVSDCAAIRDIWQNHKIVPTPEAAAALGVKHGTDLDCGDTYAALPAAVRAGLIDEATIDTALKRLMTTRMRLGMFDPPAKVPWVQIPASANQSPQHDALARRTARESLVLLKNDGVLPLKSTLKRIAVIGPTADDPMSLLGNYYGTPAAPVTILQGIRDAAPQAQVIYARGSDLVEGREDPNAAAPIDTRYLRPAAGATQNGLTGEYFKGRALTGTPVLTRIDPRIAFRWDRNAPTDDAVGRGELHADRALDKDDFSVRWHGQLLPPVSGNYELQVAADDGVRLYLDGKLLIDQWSGAPRMRSGNASVALEGGKAYDLRVEYFEATRDAGVRLAWRMPGAKPPLQEAVDAARNAEVVVFVGGLTGDVEGEEMDVNYPGFAGGDRTDTRLPKPQRELLQALQATGTPVVAVLTTGSALAIDWAQQHVPAILLAWYPGQRGGSAVGDVLFGQASPGGRLPITFYKEAERLPAFDDYAMRGRTYRYFAGKPLYPFGHGLSYTQFAYSDLRLDRNTVAADGTLTVTVTLKNTGQRAGDEVVQLYLHPLKPQRERALKELHGFQRITLKPGEQRQVRFTIKAQDALRIYDEQRKAYAVDPGAYEVQIGASSADIRSKQRFTVTAN from the coding sequence ATGCATTCGCACTTCGCACCATCCGTTGCTCGCACACCCCGTGCACGCGCACGCGCCGTGCTGCTGGCGACTGCACTTGCCGCAACCACTGCGCACGCCGCAACGCCATCGCCGTATCTGGACACGCAACGCCCCTTCGACGCGCGCGCTGCCGATCTGGTGTCGCGCATGACGCTGGAAGAAAAAGCCGCGCAGATGCAGAACGCCGCACCGGCGATCCCGCGCCTGCAGGTGCCCGAATACGATTGGTGGAACGAGGCGCTGCACGGCGTGGCGCGTGCCGGCGGCGCCACTGTATTTCCGCAGGCGATTGGCCTGGCGGCCACCTTCGATACGCCGTTAATGGCCGAGGTGGCCACTGCCATCAGCGACGAAGCACGCGCCAAGCATCATGCCTTCCTGGTACGCGGCGAACACAAGCGCTATCAAGGGCTCACCTTCTGGTCGCCCAATATCAATATCTTTCGCGACCCGCGCTGGGGCCGTGGGCAGGAAACCTATGGCGAAGATCCGTTTCTGACCGCGCGCATGGGCGTGACCTTCGTGCAAGGCCTGCAGGCGCAGCAAGGCCCGTATCGCAAGCTCGATGCCACCGCCAAACACTTCGCCGTGCACAGCGGGCCGGAGGCCGACCGTCATCATTTCGATGTGCACCCCAGCGAGCGCGATCTGCACGAAACTTATCTGCCTGCATTTCAAGCCTTGGTGCAGGAAGGCAAGGTCGCCGCGGTGATGGGCGCCTACAACCGCGTCAATGGCGAGTCCGCCTCGGCCAGCACGCGGCTGGAAGGCATCCTGCGCCGCGAGTGGGGCTTCGATGGGTACATCGTCAGCGACTGCGCTGCCATCCGCGATATCTGGCAGAACCACAAGATCGTGCCCACGCCCGAAGCCGCCGCCGCACTCGGCGTCAAGCACGGCACCGATCTGGATTGCGGCGACACCTATGCCGCGTTGCCGGCCGCAGTGCGTGCCGGTTTGATCGACGAGGCCACCATCGATACCGCGCTCAAGCGCCTGATGACCACGCGCATGCGCTTAGGCATGTTCGACCCGCCGGCCAAGGTGCCGTGGGTGCAAATTCCCGCATCAGCCAATCAATCGCCGCAGCACGATGCACTGGCACGCCGCACCGCGCGCGAATCGCTGGTGCTGTTGAAAAACGACGGCGTGCTGCCGCTCAAATCCACGCTCAAGCGCATCGCGGTGATCGGCCCCACCGCCGACGACCCGATGTCGCTGCTGGGCAACTACTACGGCACGCCGGCCGCGCCGGTCACCATCCTGCAAGGCATCCGCGACGCCGCACCACAGGCGCAAGTGATCTACGCGCGCGGCAGCGATCTGGTGGAAGGGCGCGAAGACCCCAACGCTGCCGCACCGATCGACACGCGCTATCTGCGCCCGGCCGCTGGCGCCACGCAGAACGGGTTGACCGGTGAATACTTCAAAGGCCGCGCATTGACCGGCACGCCGGTACTGACGCGCATCGACCCGCGCATCGCCTTCCGTTGGGACCGCAACGCCCCCACCGACGATGCGGTGGGCCGCGGCGAATTGCATGCCGACCGCGCACTCGACAAGGACGACTTCAGCGTGCGCTGGCATGGCCAGTTGCTGCCACCGGTGTCGGGCAACTACGAGTTGCAAGTGGCCGCCGACGATGGCGTGCGCCTGTATTTGGACGGCAAGCTGCTCATCGATCAATGGAGCGGGGCTCCGCGCATGCGCAGCGGCAACGCCAGCGTCGCCTTGGAAGGCGGCAAAGCCTACGACTTGCGTGTGGAATATTTTGAAGCAACGCGCGATGCCGGCGTGCGGCTGGCCTGGCGCATGCCCGGCGCCAAACCACCGCTGCAAGAGGCGGTGGACGCCGCCCGCAATGCGGAGGTGGTGGTGTTCGTCGGCGGCCTCACCGGCGATGTGGAAGGCGAAGAGATGGACGTCAACTATCCCGGCTTTGCCGGTGGTGATCGCACCGACACGCGCTTGCCCAAACCGCAACGCGAGCTGCTGCAGGCACTGCAGGCCACCGGCACGCCGGTGGTTGCAGTCCTCACCACCGGCTCGGCGCTGGCGATCGACTGGGCGCAACAACACGTGCCCGCCATCCTGCTGGCCTGGTACCCCGGCCAACGCGGCGGCAGCGCGGTAGGCGATGTGTTGTTCGGCCAGGCTAGTCCCGGCGGCCGCTTGCCGATCACCTTCTACAAAGAAGCGGAGCGCCTGCCCGCCTTCGACGATTACGCCATGCGCGGTCGAACCTATCGCTACTTCGCCGGCAAGCCGCTGTACCCGTTCGGCCATGGCCTGTCGTACACGCAGTTTGCCTATTCTGATCTACGCCTCGATCGCAACACGGTCGCCGCCGATGGCACGCTTACCGTAACGGTCACCTTGAAAAACACCGGCCAACGCGCAGGCGATGAAGTGGTGCAGCTGTATCTGCATCCGCTGAAGCCACAACGCGAACGCGCCCTCAAGGAACTGCACGGCTTCCAGCGCATCACCCTGAAACCGGGCGAACAACGGCAGGTGCGCTTCACCATCAAAGCGCAAGACGCCCTGCGCATCTACGACGAGCAACGCAAAGCCTACGCGGTGGACCCAGGCGCCTACGAAGTGCAAATCGGCGCCTCCAGCGCAGACATCCGCAGCAAACAACGCTTCACCGTCACCGCAAACTGA